TCTGCAGGGTTCACCTAGTGAAATACAAGACgttttaaatacaattaaacACCAGCCATGAATCTTTGTGGAACTATAACTGAACAGACGTACAGAAGATATGATTTTGAATTCTTTATTATCTTATCGGAGATTTCCAGTgcttaaaatataataaaaaaataaataaaaaagcataatTTTGGACTTGGATagacagagaaaaaactgaTTGCTGGGTTGACACATGATGAAGgaataattcattaaaatcaattttatgttttagcttCTGTAAAATCATCACTTGCCCGTTGTGAGACAATATGTTTACAGGTCCAATGGTGCTGatagaaatattacaaaaaagcTGAAATAGGATAAAGGACACAAGGGGAAACAAAGTTTTTGTCTTGAGAACTATTTACACACACTTGCAACCTAAAACTTTTTATAAGATTAGAGGAGAAATGTCGGAGAAGTCCGAAAAAATATTGGATTTTAAACAACGTATTGCATTTCATAAGATTATCACCTAAACTGATTTAGATGACAagattaaaatggaaataatcaagTCAGGTACAAGTACCTCAGAATTGTGCAGGTGcagtaaatgtacaaaaatcattggtgtgtgtgtggagttgtataaaacatttaactttGAGAATATAGTATAACAGGTTATGTTTAATCCCGAAgagatttttgtaattttttttataactgaacTTGAATGATGACAAGAGAGATGCTACAGTGTTTGGGCTTTTAAAAGCCTTTAAATCTTTAAGAATCCGGCTGAGAAACTCTTTTCTGATTTTCCTTTTTGGCGATGAGAGGAACAGGAATGTGATGGGAGCAGGGACGCCTCTCATTAGGGTTTGCCTGGGCCCAGTTTGTTGCTACAGTACATTCATGGAACGTGTAAATTCAGAATTGTTTTCTCCGTAACAACGTGAAGCGTCTGGTTGAGACGTTAAAACTGCTCTACGTCTGCTCCCGGATGGCGTCTATCCAGTCCATCTTCTCCTGGCGGGTCGGAGCCTGGATGAAGTAGTGCGTGTCGGACTGAGTGATGATTTTGAACAGGTTCCCTTGAATGTTGCCTTTCACGCCTGCGTAGAGGGAAAGATTAGGACGGGGATAATATCTGGGTTGAGCTGCCTATTCATAACGGTAACTTGTGTCAAGAAGGGAGTAAAATGATCTCCCCAAcgctagaaaaaaaaacccaaaaccacCTTGAATCCACTTCTCTTCACTCCccttcccatgatgcaactgattgtttgtttgaaaaagcaAGTTGATGCGTGGAAAAGGCCGCAGGTGGAGACGGCGACTCACCTGAGGGAACTCCGTTGTCCTCCAGAGAAGACACCAGACAGCCTCGCAGCGAGAAGCCGCCCGCCGGGCTGAGGTCATCCTGACAAGTGACGCGAGACAGGAAGGGGATCAGGCTGGGATCGGCACTTATGAGCATTGTGAGTATTGTCGTAGTCAACATGATGAATGTGAAAGAAACGGCTGCTTGACTCTGTTGAGTTTTGTCATCATTCGGTCACGAAATCTTTTGCCCCCCTGAATAAAACGCTCTTTATCAGATTGCTTTTATTTCTAAGCAGGTAGTTCATCAACTTTGCTTCAGTGATTTCAGTCGTAGTCCACATTGGCCCGCGCTCTCACCTTTGTGGGATCGTAGTAGTGGAGGAACGCTGGCTCTGAGCGCAGCACAAACAGTCGCACCTTCCAGTTCTTCCTCCTGTGTCCCTGAAGAATATCCTCGAGTTAGTTTGACAAGATAACTCAAACACCGTGTgggcaaatagaaaaaaaaacccaaacactgCAAAGTCATGGTCGCACGTTCTAATGATGAAGATTTCAAAGTTGCAAATTACAGCGTTACAAGtagttaatgaaaacatttactaATACTTCATATCAGATCTCATGACCCATCATGAGAAAAAATGTTGGGTTGGCAGATTGTGGAAAGTAGTTGATGAGCTAGTGTTTAAAATTTCTACTTCTCAAatcattaataaatgtttttaatccatgtggtctgctgctgcaaatattaataaactattgataaactcttttttttatccagatctgcaacccttttttttccgaATACAGAAAATAGGCCAACTGGTCaagtgcttttgttgttgttattgactTATATGATATGATCTATCAAGCCTTATTACTCTTTTCATTGACCATTAATAATGCCATGAGCTGTAGCTTATTTGAAACGGGAATACAAAATCATTTCCACCTGTTTGAGCAGATATCCGGTCTTCATCACTTGCCCGCTCAGCTCCATCGCGGACAGCGACGTCTCCGCCTTCACGCTGCCTCGCTTCTTCAAACTGTCGGACTGTGAGCAAACGTACGCACCACATAGAATCACCATCTTGCCACCTCCGATTGATGCGACAAAAATGGACAATCAGTGTATAATGTCCGTGGACATTCGTCAGGCGACACTACGTCAGGGGGTCAGTAGGCCTGTACTCACGAAGCTGTACAGCGCAGTGGAGTCGTCCATGAACTGCTCGCTGAGCCCGGCGGTGCGGAGGGCCTCCATGCTCCTCAGGCCGACGGTCCGCAGGAAGCCCTCCTCGAGCAGGGCCGAGGCCAGCGTCACGGCCTCCAGGCGGGTCAGAGCCAGCTGCACGGACACCAGCCAGTCCACCACAGCTGAGCCTGCAGGGACGCCACGCATTAACACAACATCCACAGGACACGCCGCTGTCATATGCACATACATGCAACAGGCGTGGATTCAGACATGTGGCATGCAAATAACTACTGACATGTGTATGGAGAGACAACTTTTTTGTAGGCGGATATATTGTTGTTTACATAGACTTGCATTGATAAAGACGCACAGTAGGCATACAGTAGTTTGCGTTATTAGAAATATAGGGACATGTACATGTGGCTTTACtgtttatatattgtatataaacAGGCAGATAACATTTAGATATGGACACAattaatacacagacacacacagagcaaagccTATATACTATATAGATAGCAGACgtgatattttaataattacCGATGACATTAAATACAACTCAAGTCAGTTATTAGCTCAGTTTTTAGCTCATTCGACCCACGTGGTCGCATACAAATAAACTTGTATCGCCCTAAGATTAGTAATCAAATCATTGACGACATCACAAAGATGCAACATTTGAGTTACAGCACAGGTCCAGCACAGTAGTAGATTAACCCAGATGAGAGCATCCTTCCACAGATTATTGATAATAGGTCGATTGGTTCCAAAATATGCACAGGCAAAAGTCAACTGAGACTTAGAGTAGGTTAAATACAGAGAAGAGTGAAGAGTTGCCGTGTCTGAGGCTCACCTGAGAAGCAGTTGCTGTAGGTGCTGCCCTGCTCCACGTGGTTGCTCATCCTGATTCCACTGTGCACGTCGTACATGGAGTCCAGCACTTTGCTTTGAGACAGAGGGAACAGAGGCACAATAAGACACTAAGACAGAGATATGAATGtaatcatgaacacacacaggggcgAGGCCGTGACAACACCACAAGGTGAAACCTGTGACGGATGCCGTGAGGCCTGCGGGGGACCATTTTGTTTACCTGAGGTCTACGTTGTGTAAGTGGGAACCAGCAGCTTTTTGCCGGTTCTTCACCTTCCCACCGTCGGCCGTCCGCAGCTTGTCGCGCGCGGCGGTGATGTCAGCGGCCCACTGGTCTCGCTCCTCCCGGGAACAAGCCTCCAGAAAGTGATCCGCCCCGCTGGCCGTCCGGAGCTTGAACACCAACTGTTGAAAGGGTACATGAATATAAATCTATTGGCGTGTCAAAGGGGCATTTcaaaatctagaaaaaaaaccatgaacAGACGGAGAAGAGATTGTTCTCCCAAGTTGGCAGATGATGGAACTCGGGTCCTGACAAAAAGACGTAACCTGAGGCAAAGTACTGTGTCGTGACGCAAGGCCTCTCCTTCACTGTGGTTTCTGCCcattaaaacatcaacagaGGAAAACACTCACTGGAACAAACAGCCAGGACCTGCCACCTGGGGAAAGTTGTGTATGTAATGCAACAATTTATTCACGTGTTCTCTCTATTTACACaatgcataatatgctacatgctggtaaaaatgcttctatct
The Scophthalmus maximus strain ysfricsl-2021 chromosome 15, ASM2237912v1, whole genome shotgun sequence DNA segment above includes these coding regions:
- the plek2 gene encoding pleckstrin-2; protein product: MDADKNNAVLREGFLVKRGHVVHNWKARWFVLKPDKLLYYKYEGGRRDSCQRGKIPLKDCVLTCPFLEHEARPLVFKLRTASGADHFLEACSREERDQWAADITAARDKLRTADGGKVKNRQKAAGSHLHNVDLSKVLDSMYDVHSGIRMSNHVEQGSTYSNCFSGSAVVDWLVSVQLALTRLEAVTLASALLEEGFLRTVGLRSMEALRTAGLSEQFMDDSTALYSFSDSLKKRGSVKAETSLSAMELSGQVMKTGYLLKQGHRRKNWKVRLFVLRSEPAFLHYYDPTKDDLSPAGGFSLRGCLVSSLEDNGVPSGVKGNIQGNLFKIITQSDTHYFIQAPTRQEKMDWIDAIREQT